TGATGAGTTCAAGCCCAGCTACTGCACCAATGCCTTTAACTGTGGTGAGCGGTTTTATCTGCTGCAGTCCGATGGTACGGTCTGGTCCTGTGTGCGGGGGCAGGGGGTGGAGCAACTGCAGTACGGCAACATCTTTACTGACCGGGTGCAGGATATCCTGGCTGAAGGCAGCCGCCGGGTCCGGCTGCTGCACCAGCAACAGGGGCTTGATCCTGACTGCCGGGCCTGCGAGTATCTGCAGATCTGCCATACCGGCTGCCCGGCAGTCAAGCTGCAGAACCGCTCCGGCAAATCCTACACCTGTGCCCTGCAAAAGGCGATCTATCGGGATAATCCTGCCTCGTACCCGCCGCTCGGGCCGCTGGAGCAAGCGGCAGCAGCGCGGGAGTATCTGCTGGGGATGCACCCGGCCCTGCTGCAGGATGCGTTGACGCAGGAGCAGCCGAAGAACCCGGCGGTGTTGATCCCGGTAGAGCTGTACGAAGAATGGAACAGCCTGCAGGCCTTGATTGCGGCTGATCCGTTGCTGCTGCAGCTGTACAGCCCGGATGCTATTGTGCTGGAGCTGAATGGCGAGCTGCTGCCACTGCAATCCCAGATTCTTGCTCCTCAGCGCAGTCTCTACAGTGTTGGGGCGGATGATCGCCTGGTACTGCATGTCCGGCGCTCTCTGTTTGAGGCCAACTGCACGGAGCTGATCCGCAATACCCTGTATATCCAGCTCTTGCGGGATACCACGGTGGTCTATGGTGATGAACAGCGCAGCAAGCAGGAACATCTGATCACCCACCAGATCTTTCACAACCTGCTGCAGCCTGATCTGCTGCTGGGGGACGGGTGGCTGACCGCAGACCTGGCAGGGTTGCTGCAGTTAACCAGTCGGTATTTCATCAAAAATGTGCTTAATAATTTGTTCGTGACCACCGGCCAGCTTCGGGAGTATCATTATCAGAAGCAGAAAAACAACGCCTTCTATCATATTCAGGCCATCAATCTGCCGTTTCAAAACTTTGAATTTTACTGGGACAGCGAGACAGAATATGTCATCAAAAGATCTTGAAAAAATTGCGGCAAATGTGGAGCGTTTCATGAATCTGGTGGGGATGCCGGATGATAAGAAACGGGTGCAGATAGAGGAGGAACTGGTGGGGCGGATGGCTGCCAGCGCGGATAAGAAACCATCGCTGGTCTATGCCCAGGATCATCTCTATCTCTATAACGGCAAAACCCTGGTCAAGGACTATCCGGGCCTTGGGGCAAGCGGTGACCGGGTGCTGCAGTGCGATGCAAAGAAGATCTCAATCCTGGATCGTCA
Above is a window of Trichlorobacter lovleyi SZ DNA encoding:
- a CDS encoding radical SAM protein — protein: MHLLYVPTLCCNLSCRYCYLGSQTDPTTLKLDAGRAVATLQQALQRLLDTGVLPFNVSLHGGEVTTLPVKVLDQLFSTINRHYLDHFDQLNALGYRKSAPHLKTNLFNFHKLYDLFDQHRVSISASIDLPLSLHAKYRTDHRGRSWLNRTIENLRLLARYPHNKKISATLYHEHLQDIPALIDAIWTIHRELGFDMNNFNIMFGFGSELNCRKFSGQPELGLQQASEAEQLALYHALQDAFSGTELEEGLRRNWFDEFKPSYCTNAFNCGERFYLLQSDGTVWSCVRGQGVEQLQYGNIFTDRVQDILAEGSRRVRLLHQQQGLDPDCRACEYLQICHTGCPAVKLQNRSGKSYTCALQKAIYRDNPASYPPLGPLEQAAAAREYLLGMHPALLQDALTQEQPKNPAVLIPVELYEEWNSLQALIAADPLLLQLYSPDAIVLELNGELLPLQSQILAPQRSLYSVGADDRLVLHVRRSLFEANCTELIRNTLYIQLLRDTTVVYGDEQRSKQEHLITHQIFHNLLQPDLLLGDGWLTADLAGLLQLTSRYFIKNVLNNLFVTTGQLREYHYQKQKNNAFYHIQAINLPFQNFEFYWDSETEYVIKRS